ATACGGTTGATCTTTCTGCCAATGTTCGGTATAACTACTATGATTTGGTTCAATCCACTTCCAGCACCCGGGATTTTGTTTCGGCCGGATTGAGTTTTTCCGTGCCTTTGCCTTTAAACCTCCAAGGGAAAAAGGCTGTGGTTAAAGAAAAAACAGCTTTGGAAGTATTTGATCAGAAAACCGAGCAAGACGCCCAAAATTCAGAATGGTTGAACCGATTGTACGAGTTTCGTTACAAGCTTAAACAGTATAACAACCTAACAGAAAGCCATAAGAAATATGAAGAGTTGGTTCGGTTGGAACGGGTGAAAGAGAGTTTGAAAAATTATGATTTCAATCCTATTTCAGCCTTAAATTATCTGGATGAATTGTTAGGAATGGAAATCGACATGCTGGACCTACAACAGCGCATGTATATTGATTTACTTGATATTTATATTAAGTCTTCTTCCACCAATGGAATTATGGACCTGGTTATGCCGTATGACGGAAGTAGAGTTGATCCGGAGCGCGATAGCGTTGAAACTTCCATGTACATCTGGAGCAAATCGTTTACCCGACATAACACCGACTTTATTAAAGAATACCTGAAACTCAATGGCTTGAAGAAAGCCTTGATTAGCCCGAATAAGAATCCCGACCAGGCAAGGGTAATTTCCAAACTCATCGATAAGTTGGAAAAAAACAACATCGACGTGGAGGCTCTCATTGGAAATAACAACCTGCTCAACGATCCGGATCCCGAATTGTATCTCACCCAATTAATGGCAGTTTATGACTTAAGCCAATTTGAAGCCATACACCTGGATGTAGAACCCCAGGCCATGCCCGAATGGGATGTAGACAAAGAAGGCGCTTTGGTAAAGTACATAGAAATGCTGAAACGGGTTAAGGATTTTTGCAATGAAAACAAATTAAAATTAAGTGTTTCCATTCCAACCTATTTCCCTCAGCCTACCTTATTGGAAATTTATAAGCTAGCCGATAAGGTGTATGTAATGGCTTATGAAAATGTAAAACCTGAATTCATAGCCAATAAATTAAGAGAAGAATTAGCCATTGGTCCAAATAAAACCATTGTAGCTCTTCGCTCCCAAGATTTTAAAAACCGACTACAACTCGAAAATTTGAAAAAATTCCTTCGTGCCGATTTGAAAGTGAAAGGCTTTGCATTCCACGATATGGAGGGATTTATCAATATGGAAAAAGCAAACGAAAATCGTTAAAACCTGTGTAACTTGAAAAGTGTAAATTTTAAACCCAAGTCAAGCTCCTTCCGAACCTTAAACGAAGAGGTTAAGGTAAAAAAGACCCGAAAAGTTAATTGGGACAGGCTATTCTACTTCCTGTTTTTCACCTTGGTCATTTTCGGATTGGGTTACTTTTTAGTGAGAAAGTACCTCTATGTTAAAGCCAACGGATTGGTTTTGTTCCAAAATGTTAGCATACGTATTGCTCAAGACTCCAGAATTGACAGCCTGTTGCGAGTGGAAGGCGATTCGGTGCACCTGGGCGATACCTTGTTTATCTATACCAAACTTACCGAGAAACCCTATTCCGCCATTGTTAAGGAACAAGTTAAACCTGTGCAGTCTGCACCTAAATCCTCTGGCGATTGGAAAGTAAAAGAAAGGTTTAATGTGGAGAAGGAAATGGCCGAAAACAATGTGGAAATAAAGACCGATGAAGCCATGGTAAAAGAATTACAAGGAGAATTGAGAGGTTTGGAAAATCAGGTTTCATTGGGATTGCTACCCTTAAGCCGTTTGGAAAGCGTAAAATCCGATATCCTAAAGTTGCAAGGGACTATTCAAAAACTTAAATCGTCCAATGCCCAGTTGCGTTCATTTTTATCGAAACTAAATACTGAACCGGTTGCTGACACAGCTTCCCTAAATAGGATTACATCGGTTGGTCTTTCCGATTCAGCCATTGCTATGGTTCCTTATTTGTCACCCATTGAAGGAATTCTTTCCCGAACCTATTTCTACCAATATGAAGTAGCTCCCAAAAATGAAATTATTATGACCCTTCAGAAAGATTCCGGATCCTTTGTTCGGGCCTATTTCCGTCAGGAAGATTGGTCAAAAGTGAAAGTTGGCGATGTGGTCGATCTTAGCTTCCCGGATGGTAATTCATGTCAGGGTGTTATTCAAAAAATCTATAACACCACTTTTGCCCTTCCGCCGGAGCTGCAACTGCAATATGAACCCGTACAACGAATGGTGGTTGGCGATATTTATCCGCTCAAGGACAAAAACACCTGCGACTGGAACACCTTCAATCGCAGCGGTGTAAAAATTAGCAAACCTAAATATTGGTAAGAACATGGTGATAATTGGAAATAAACTTAAATCGGAGGGATTGGATTTTGTTATTCTCGACGATAATTGGACCAATAAAATGGACGCTTTGGCTACTGCCGATGGAATTATTATTGATGCCAAAGACCCCGACTTTACTGCCTACTGGATTAAAAGGATCAGAACCCACCTGCAAACCGAAATTGCTTTTAAACCGGTTTTTCTTATCAACAACAGCAGCACCAACGACCCGATTGTTAATTCATTAAACGACGGTCTTCTGCTTTCATTTGATCAGTTGCAAGAGGCTGTTAATGAGGCAAAATCCATCAAAAGTCGCTGGGCTCACCTCCAAAATCAATCCCTGCCCACCTACGAAAGCCAAGCCTTTAAAAAAGTGCTGGATTATATGTACCTCCGTGGTACCCGAACCCTTAAACCCTATATCGATAGCCGATCCATCATTGGATATACCTATCCTGAATTGTTGGTTTCAGTGGATCGGGAAGAGGAGTTTCAATCCCTCGAATTGTTAGAATGGGCAGAAAAAGAAGGCTATATCTGGCCCGATTTCTTTGATAAAGTTTACCTCTGTAACAATTGCAGCGGAGGCTTTTTGTCCTACCGCGAAGTGTGCCCCCACTGCGATAGCTCCAATTCTAAATCAGAAGACCTGGTTCACCACTTTCCATGTGCTTATGTAGGTCCTATCTCCGATTTTCAAAATCCAATCGATAGCTCCTTGGTTTGTCCGAAGTGTAATAAAGCACTTCGTCATATCGGAGTAGATTACGATAAACCTTCCACCATTAACCATTGCAATAATTGCGACAAGGATTTTCAGGAAGTTTTTATCAAAGCCAAATGCGTTAATTGCTACCAGGATGTGGATGTGCAATACCTCAAATCCAAAAACTTAAACGTTTATAAACTCACCAAAAAAGGTCGTACCGCTTCAACCAATGGAATTTCTGTTTCCGATTTTGAAATGGAAGAGGTATTTGGCAGCCTGAGCATGCCCATGATGAAAACCATGCTTCATTATGAAATTGAGCGAATTCGTGCCAACCCTTCTCAACAAACCTCCATTGCCATGTTGTATTTCGAAAACAGTTGGGAATTAATAAATAAAGTGGGGAAAAAGGGCGAAAAGGCTTTGCTCGAAAGCATGGTGTCGGTTGCCCGGGAACACATTAAACCGACTGATTTTATTGCTCTCGAAAACAACTCAACCATGTATTTAACCTTGGTAAATGCCGATGCAAACGCTGCCAATGCTATGGTATCCCAGGTTTCGCGCTACATGGTGGATTTGATTAAAACTAATTTCAATGGTTTCGAACTGAAAATTTCTTCCAAAGCCAAAGATTTGGGTACCAATAATAACTCGGCTTTTTACCTAAAACAGCTTTCAGACAGTGTAATGTTGGTATGATCAACTACGTCGAAAATTTAATTGCCTTTGTAAGTAACCTGGACGGCCTCAAAATTGTCCGGTTTTTTTGGTTTTTTTTCTTTTTCGAACTAATCCGTTTCTTCCTTGTCGACCTTGTCATTCTCGTTTTTTGGAAACTTAGCTCCAAACGAAGAGCGAGAAAAAAAGCCAAAGCAAGAGCCCTGTTTTTGCAAGAAAATCCCTTGGTTTCCATTATTGTTCCGGGTCGTAACGAAGGCGAAAACCTCTATCAACTCGCCTACTCCCTTAAGGAACAAACCTATTCCAACTTCGAACTGATTATCATTGACGATGGCTCCGACGACGATACCAAAGTCATCTGCCAAAGCCTGTTGAGTCTCGGTTTGATTACTAAATTCTTACGTAACGATGTTCGAGGTGGCAAAGCTTCTGCCGCAAACCTTGGCCTGCGCTATTCCAAAGGGAAATTTGTGGTGCATATTGATGCCGACTGCTCCTTCGACCGCGATGCCATCGAAAATATCCTCATCCCTTTCTACGAAAATGAAAAAATTGGTGCCATCGGAGGCAATGTTCAGGTAAGAAATTACAATGAATCCTTGCTTACAACCCTGCAAGCCATTGAGTATTACGATAATATTTCCATTGGTCGAATTGCTTTAAGTCAAATTGGAATTTATCGCCAAATTTCCGGGGCTTTTGGCGCTTTCCGCAGGTCGGTGCTCGATTGCGTGGGTGGCTGGGATATTGGCCCGGGACTCGACGGCGATATTACGGTTAAGGTTCGTAAACTTAATTATCGCATTCATTTTGAGCCGACTGCAGTTTGTCAAACCAGAGTTCCGGCTACGGTAAAAAAGTTGGTTAAACAACGCCTCCGTTGGGATAAATCCCTCATCCGTTTCAGGCTTAGGAAGCATAAAGATGTTTTCTTTCCTACTCAATCTTTTAACTGGTCAAACTTTATTTCATTTGTTGAAAATATAACCTTTAACTTGATATTAAACTTCAAATGGTATATTTATATTTTGGATATATTTTTCTCTTATACTGGGTTAATTTTGTTTATTCTACCAATCAATTTATTCATTTATACGGTTTATAATTGCCTTAAATACATTTTGTTTTCATTCTTCAGAGAGCGAAAAAATGAGCCTGTTGCCTATTATTTGCCTTTTTTACCCCTGATGGTTTTTTACTTTGGCTATTTTTTAAGGGTGGTACGAACGGTGGCCTATTTACAAGAGTTTTTCCTTCGAAAATCGTACGAAGACGAGTGGAATCCGGCTAAATCGTCCAGACATGCCAAAGCCATGCGAATTTAGTTCCTTGGTTTCTTTGAACTTTTCCCCGGTTTAATGGTTTACTAGGTTTTTATACCAATTTTAATTTATAAATAGTCCGAAGGCTTTTATAAATTTAGATTGGTAAATGCCGAGTATACAGAA
The sequence above is a segment of the Bacteroidia bacterium genome. Coding sequences within it:
- a CDS encoding glycosyltransferase, whose protein sequence is MVSIIVPGRNEGENLYQLAYSLKEQTYSNFELIIIDDGSDDDTKVICQSLLSLGLITKFLRNDVRGGKASAANLGLRYSKGKFVVHIDADCSFDRDAIENILIPFYENEKIGAIGGNVQVRNYNESLLTTLQAIEYYDNISIGRIALSQIGIYRQISGAFGAFRRSVLDCVGGWDIGPGLDGDITVKVRKLNYRIHFEPTAVCQTRVPATVKKLVKQRLRWDKSLIRFRLRKHKDVFFPTQSFNWSNFISFVENITFNLILNFKWYIYILDIFFSYTGLILFILPINLFIYTVYNCLKYILFSFFRERKNEPVAYYLPFLPLMVFYFGYFLRVVRTVAYLQEFFLRKSYEDEWNPAKSSRHAKAMRI